The following are from one region of the Halodesulfurarchaeum sp. HSR-GB genome:
- the mptA gene encoding GTP cyclohydrolase MptA: MSHDLPDVQATEPDVTVGLERVGVTGVEKLVEINRGSGRPLVLMAEFEVYVDLPRKRKGLDMSRNLEVIDETLEDAVSEPVYQVEEMCGEVAERLLQKHEYTTKAMVQMEAEYMIRDETPASGRTTQSRVDFIASATASEDAETREEIGARVDGMTVCPCSQGMIEERARDELEDLGVGEEEVTEFLSRVPQAGHSQRGHATLTVESPGKPDVDFRDLVEIARDAMSARIYNMAKRPDEDHMTYAAHANARFVEDCVRSMAEQVVEECNGIDDQAVITMKQENEESIHQHNAHAERIATMDELRAEVNGE; the protein is encoded by the coding sequence ATGAGTCACGATCTCCCGGACGTGCAGGCAACCGAGCCGGACGTCACCGTCGGACTGGAGCGGGTCGGGGTCACCGGCGTCGAGAAGCTCGTCGAGATCAACCGTGGCAGCGGTCGGCCACTCGTTCTCATGGCGGAGTTCGAGGTGTACGTGGACCTGCCGCGCAAGCGCAAGGGACTGGACATGTCCCGCAACCTCGAGGTCATCGACGAGACCCTGGAGGATGCGGTCAGCGAACCGGTCTACCAGGTCGAAGAGATGTGTGGCGAAGTCGCCGAGCGGCTCCTCCAGAAACACGAGTACACCACCAAGGCGATGGTCCAGATGGAGGCAGAGTACATGATTCGCGACGAGACCCCCGCCAGCGGGCGAACCACCCAGAGCCGCGTGGACTTCATCGCCAGTGCCACCGCGAGCGAGGACGCCGAAACCCGCGAGGAGATCGGGGCCCGCGTCGATGGGATGACCGTCTGCCCCTGCTCACAGGGCATGATCGAGGAGCGCGCCCGCGACGAACTCGAAGACCTCGGTGTGGGAGAGGAAGAAGTCACGGAGTTCCTCAGTCGCGTGCCCCAGGCCGGGCACTCCCAGCGGGGGCATGCGACCCTCACCGTCGAGTCCCCCGGCAAGCCGGACGTGGACTTCCGCGATCTCGTCGAGATCGCCCGGGACGCCATGAGCGCCCGCATCTACAACATGGCAAAGCGCCCGGACGAGGACCACATGACCTACGCCGCCCACGCCAACGCCCGGTTCGTCGAGGACTGTGTCCGCTCGATGGCCGAGCAGGTCGTCGAGGAGTGTAACGGGATCGACGATCAGGCGGTCATCACGATGAAACAGGAGAACGAGGAGTCGATTCATCAGCACAACGCCCACGCCGAGCGGATCGCGACGATGGACGAGTTGCGAGCGGAAGTCAACGGCGAGTAG
- a CDS encoding NAD(+)/NADH kinase, with translation MIVGVVAQRANERAVDLAEAVIERLETQGITVRTDQATAEKLDREPCSLDAMDRCDLVVSIGGDGTFLYAARGAGSTPILGVNLGEVGFLNTVAPENAIEAVETEVAQYRETGTIRHREVPRVRLEGEDWTLSPALNEVLVQGRRRGHADGIEASVHIDESHYEETHCDGVLVATPTGSTAYNLSEGGPLVHPRMDAFVVTTMSGASAMPPLVVPEGADIEIEITGAEESVVSSDGSEHRTIRPPTTVAISAAAPAKVAGPGSAFFEALGKLE, from the coding sequence ATGATCGTGGGCGTCGTCGCACAACGGGCAAACGAACGGGCCGTCGACCTGGCCGAGGCGGTCATCGAGCGGCTGGAGACACAGGGGATCACCGTCCGGACCGACCAGGCCACCGCCGAGAAACTCGACCGGGAGCCCTGCTCGCTCGACGCCATGGACCGCTGTGACCTCGTGGTCTCGATCGGGGGCGACGGCACCTTCCTCTATGCGGCCCGTGGGGCCGGCTCAACGCCGATCCTGGGCGTCAACCTGGGCGAAGTCGGCTTTCTCAACACGGTCGCCCCCGAAAACGCCATCGAGGCCGTCGAGACGGAGGTCGCCCAGTATCGCGAGACGGGCACGATCCGCCACCGGGAGGTGCCCCGGGTTCGGCTCGAAGGCGAGGACTGGACGCTTTCCCCCGCGCTCAACGAGGTCCTCGTCCAAGGGCGACGGCGGGGCCACGCTGACGGGATCGAGGCCAGTGTCCACATCGACGAGTCTCACTACGAGGAGACCCACTGTGACGGCGTTCTCGTCGCCACTCCGACGGGAAGCACCGCGTACAATCTGAGTGAAGGGGGCCCGCTGGTCCATCCCCGGATGGACGCCTTTGTCGTGACCACTATGTCCGGGGCCAGTGCGATGCCACCACTCGTAGTGCCCGAGGGCGCGGACATCGAGATCGAGATCACGGGGGCCGAGGAGTCCGTCGTCTCCAGTGACGGATCCGAGCACCGGACGATTCGCCCGCCGACCACAGTCGCAATTTCGGCGGCAGCGCCCGCGAAAGTCGCGGGCCCGGGGAGTGCGTTCTTCGAGGCGCTCGGAAAGCTGGAGTGA
- a CDS encoding KaiC domain-containing protein, with protein sequence MAEDTEEDWFERALAEEPEPDESAGADETEEPEPDESAGADETEEPEPDESDTVESEESEPTEPAGSGAPDTSGTNESTEPSAESGSETSDSADETPTEDTFGDEADVIDIDVSETESFGFDLEEGAEDGLDEEEYHTDIPRIGVGIEGLDAMIQEGVPERSLMAVIGGAGTGKTTFALQFLQEALRNDGKAVFITLEENRERILRSASQKGWDFEAAVEDGSLAVLDLDPVDMANSLTSIRSELPRLVGDFEADRLVLDSVSLLEMMYDDQATRRTEIYDFANALKRAGVTTLVTSEASEDTAYASRFGIIEYLTDAVFVLQYVRPEEFQETRLAVEIQKIRDANHSRESKPYELTSGGIEVYRDATIF encoded by the coding sequence ATGGCCGAGGACACCGAGGAGGACTGGTTCGAACGGGCCCTCGCCGAGGAGCCCGAACCAGATGAGTCTGCGGGGGCTGATGAGACCGAGGAGCCCGAACCAGATGAGTCTGCGGGGGCTGATGAGACCGAGGAGCCCGAACCAGATGAGTCTGATACGGTCGAGTCAGAAGAGTCCGAACCCACGGAACCGGCGGGATCCGGAGCGCCGGATACGTCCGGGACAAATGAGTCCACGGAGCCATCTGCCGAGTCAGGCTCCGAAACCAGCGATTCGGCGGACGAGACACCAACCGAGGATACCTTCGGGGACGAGGCGGACGTGATCGACATCGACGTCTCCGAGACGGAGTCCTTTGGTTTCGACCTCGAGGAGGGGGCGGAGGACGGCCTCGACGAGGAGGAATACCACACGGACATCCCCCGCATCGGCGTGGGCATCGAGGGCCTGGACGCGATGATCCAGGAGGGCGTCCCCGAGCGCTCGCTCATGGCCGTCATCGGCGGGGCCGGCACCGGGAAGACCACCTTCGCGCTCCAGTTCCTCCAGGAGGCACTTCGAAACGACGGCAAGGCCGTGTTCATCACGCTGGAGGAAAACCGGGAACGGATCCTCCGCAGCGCCAGTCAGAAGGGCTGGGACTTCGAGGCGGCCGTCGAGGACGGGTCGCTTGCTGTTCTGGATCTGGACCCAGTCGATATGGCAAACAGCCTGACGAGCATCCGTAGCGAGCTCCCCCGGCTGGTCGGGGACTTCGAGGCCGACCGCCTGGTCCTGGATTCGGTCTCGCTTCTGGAGATGATGTACGACGACCAGGCGACCCGGCGCACGGAGATCTATGACTTCGCGAACGCGCTGAAGCGGGCCGGGGTCACCACCCTCGTGACCAGCGAAGCGTCGGAGGATACGGCCTATGCCTCTCGATTCGGCATCATCGAGTATCTCACCGACGCGGTGTTCGTCCTGCAGTACGTCCGTCCGGAGGAATTCCAGGAGACTCGACTCGCCGTCGAGATCCAGAAGATCCGAGACGCGAATCACTCTCGGGAGAGCAAGCCCTACGAGCTTACGAGCGGCGGGATCGAGGTCTACCGGGACGCGACGATCTTCTGA
- a CDS encoding radical SAM protein produces MISRGCEQCALGGKLVLFVHGYCDHRDCFYCPLGENRKNVDQVFANERPVESDEDVLEAARKMDAMGSSITGGEPLESMERTTHYISLLKDEFGADHHIHLYTGITGDREIMRALAEAGLDEIRFHPPVALWGNIHGTFWEEILYIAREEGLTPAFEIPGIEAETEFLEFIEEGAVDFVNVNEFEMSQGNYRRMHEQGYDRRTDHMSAVEGASEEDLAELVSHPKVYFCTSTFKDAAQHRNRLRRTAPNVSRPFEEITDDGTLVYGVTEAEPARLDELGVPPEYYEVLDGQVEIAWWLLEEMVEEGDIEGGTIIEQYPTWDEQVVEKTPL; encoded by the coding sequence ATGATATCCCGGGGTTGCGAGCAGTGTGCGCTCGGTGGGAAGCTAGTGCTTTTCGTCCACGGCTACTGTGACCACCGGGACTGCTTTTACTGCCCGCTCGGGGAGAACCGCAAGAACGTCGACCAGGTCTTCGCGAACGAGCGCCCCGTCGAGTCGGACGAGGACGTCCTGGAAGCCGCACGGAAGATGGACGCCATGGGCAGTTCGATCACGGGCGGGGAACCCCTGGAGTCGATGGAGCGGACGACCCACTACATCTCGCTTCTGAAAGACGAGTTCGGGGCGGACCACCACATCCACCTCTATACGGGCATCACGGGCGACCGGGAGATAATGCGGGCCCTCGCCGAGGCGGGCCTGGACGAGATCCGGTTCCACCCGCCGGTGGCCCTCTGGGGAAACATCCATGGCACCTTCTGGGAAGAGATCCTCTACATCGCCCGCGAGGAGGGGCTCACGCCGGCCTTCGAGATCCCGGGCATCGAGGCCGAGACCGAGTTCCTGGAGTTCATCGAGGAGGGAGCGGTCGACTTCGTGAACGTCAACGAGTTCGAGATGAGCCAGGGGAACTACCGTCGGATGCACGAACAGGGCTACGACCGGCGCACGGACCACATGAGCGCCGTCGAGGGCGCAAGCGAGGAGGACCTGGCCGAACTCGTCTCGCACCCGAAGGTGTACTTCTGTACGAGCACGTTCAAAGACGCCGCCCAGCATCGCAATCGCCTCCGGCGAACGGCTCCGAACGTCAGCCGCCCGTTCGAGGAGATCACCGACGACGGCACGCTCGTCTACGGCGTGACCGAAGCCGAGCCGGCCCGACTGGACGAACTTGGCGTTCCGCCGGAGTACTACGAAGTCCTCGACGGGCAGGTGGAGATCGCCTGGTGGCTCTTAGAGGAGATGGTCGAGGAGGGCGATATCGAGGGCGGCACGATCATCGAGCAGTATCCCACCTGGGACGAGCAGGTCGTCGAGAAGACCCCGCTTTGA
- a CDS encoding DUF373 family protein, whose product MLLVLCVDLDDDLGRKTGIPTPVVGRNAIEHAAVSLAEADPEDSDVNVLFEGVHLHDKLAGGDEPVEVAAVTGEERGEVAANRAVGRELDEVLATLQADEAVRVIVVTDGAQDESVIPVIRSRVQIDSVRRVVVRQAQDLESMYYTIKQVLDDPETRGTILVPLGVLLLIYPLAVLADMVGLPGSVLGVGSGALGLYALVRGLGLEDAIDDWVSRARESLYTGRVTLITYIVAAALLVIGGVEGIATLDSVRVEAAVDVGTMLAALFYGAIRWVAAAALTTSFGQITDEFIAGRFRFRYLNAPVYILAIGAILHTMSAFFLGRVALATLAAVLTVGTLLSVLSTLAMAVVESVRARNAAEA is encoded by the coding sequence ATGCTGCTGGTCCTGTGTGTGGACCTGGACGACGACCTCGGTCGGAAGACCGGGATCCCGACGCCGGTCGTGGGTCGGAACGCGATCGAGCACGCCGCGGTGTCCCTGGCCGAGGCCGACCCCGAGGACAGCGACGTCAACGTGCTCTTCGAGGGGGTACACCTCCACGACAAGCTGGCCGGGGGCGACGAGCCGGTCGAAGTGGCCGCGGTGACGGGCGAGGAGCGCGGCGAAGTGGCCGCGAACCGGGCGGTGGGCCGCGAACTCGACGAGGTGCTCGCGACACTCCAGGCGGATGAGGCGGTCCGGGTGATCGTCGTGACCGACGGCGCCCAGGACGAGAGTGTGATTCCGGTCATCCGCTCGCGGGTGCAGATCGATTCCGTCCGGCGGGTCGTCGTCCGGCAGGCACAGGACCTCGAATCGATGTACTACACGATCAAACAGGTCCTCGACGACCCGGAGACCCGCGGGACGATCCTCGTCCCGCTCGGCGTTTTACTCTTGATCTATCCGCTCGCGGTCCTGGCGGATATGGTCGGGCTCCCCGGCTCGGTCCTGGGGGTTGGATCGGGCGCGCTGGGCCTGTATGCCCTCGTTCGCGGGCTCGGTCTCGAAGACGCCATCGACGACTGGGTCTCCCGCGCCCGCGAGAGCCTCTACACCGGCCGGGTGACGCTCATCACGTACATCGTGGCCGCAGCGCTGCTCGTCATCGGCGGGGTCGAGGGCATTGCCACCCTCGATTCGGTCCGGGTCGAGGCGGCCGTGGACGTGGGGACGATGCTCGCGGCGCTGTTCTACGGGGCGATCCGGTGGGTCGCGGCCGCGGCGCTCACGACCAGCTTCGGCCAGATAACTGATGAGTTCATCGCGGGGCGCTTTCGCTTTCGCTATCTCAACGCGCCGGTCTACATCCTCGCCATCGGGGCCATCCTCCACACGATGAGCGCCTTCTTCCTCGGTCGGGTCGCGCTGGCCACCCTGGCGGCAGTCCTCACGGTCGGCACGCTCCTGAGCGTGTTGAGTACCCTTGCGATGGCCGTCGTCGAATCGGTCCGGGCGCGAAACGCGGCGGAGGCCTAG
- a CDS encoding polyprenyl synthetase family protein: protein MEYVEARRDVIEERLREVVAAVEPTELEDELAHVVLAGGKRVRPTLTLLACEAAGGSVWSSDSETLGPNGQTALDFAVGVELVHNASLVVDDIIDQSALRRGSESAWAAYGHGPAIVASDGLLGEAFALFSADSRALESVSRALVELGEGEAVELVDQPSSESEYMELARRKTGALFRTAAELGAIAADADAATIDALGEYAERVGIAFQIRDDVLDSVADAEDLGKPTGQDDTMDRPSIVRVTGEDPETLTERARMESEAALAALDRVAVEDSEARQYLEDLATFVVDRDR from the coding sequence ATGGAGTACGTCGAGGCGCGCCGGGACGTCATCGAGGAGCGGCTTCGCGAGGTCGTCGCGGCGGTCGAACCGACTGAACTCGAGGACGAACTCGCACACGTGGTGCTCGCGGGCGGGAAACGGGTGCGACCGACGCTAACCCTGCTCGCCTGCGAAGCCGCCGGCGGGTCGGTCTGGTCGAGCGATTCGGAAACCCTGGGGCCGAACGGCCAGACGGCCCTCGATTTCGCGGTGGGCGTGGAACTCGTGCACAACGCGTCGCTGGTGGTCGATGACATCATCGACCAGTCCGCCCTTCGCCGCGGGAGCGAGAGTGCCTGGGCGGCCTACGGACACGGCCCGGCCATCGTTGCGAGCGACGGCCTGCTCGGGGAGGCCTTCGCACTCTTTTCGGCGGACTCCCGGGCCCTGGAGTCGGTCTCCCGGGCACTGGTGGAACTCGGCGAGGGCGAGGCCGTCGAACTGGTCGACCAACCGAGTTCGGAATCCGAGTACATGGAACTGGCCCGGCGAAAGACGGGCGCACTCTTCCGGACGGCCGCGGAACTCGGCGCGATCGCGGCCGACGCCGACGCGGCCACGATCGACGCCCTCGGCGAGTACGCCGAGCGGGTGGGGATCGCCTTCCAGATCCGGGACGACGTGCTGGATTCGGTGGCCGACGCCGAGGACCTGGGGAAGCCGACCGGACAGGACGACACCATGGACCGTCCGTCGATCGTCAGAGTGACCGGCGAGGACCCGGAGACGCTGACCGAGCGGGCCCGCATGGAGTCAGAAGCCGCCCTCGCTGCACTCGACCGGGTCGCAGTCGAGGACAGCGAGGCCCGCCAGTATCTGGAAGACCTCGCGACGTTCGTGGTCGATCGGGACCGCTAG
- a CDS encoding electron transfer flavoprotein subunit alpha/FixB family protein, giving the protein MSDVLAVVEHRRGEIRDVSLELLGAGADLADDLDGELHVAVIGGNAEAIADRLDRDGVDVIHTIADGAEFNHDVYVQAVGALYEALEPAVVLTPHTVNALDYVPAVAVDLDLPLVTDVIDMEVSDEGLQTTRSLYESKIDATVTITERPCVVTLRPGEWARATGVGSVPVEDFEFELDESAVGSRVEGFEEAGTGDVDVTAADFLIGVGRGIGEAENLSVIEDLAAVTDATIAASRPLVDNGWFDTSRQVGQSGKTVSPDVYLAVGISGAVQHVAGIKGADTIIAVNTDPHAPIFDIADQAIVGDLFDVIPELTEQLR; this is encoded by the coding sequence ATGAGCGACGTACTGGCGGTCGTCGAACACCGGCGCGGGGAGATCCGGGACGTTAGTCTCGAACTCCTCGGGGCCGGCGCGGACCTGGCCGACGACCTGGACGGGGAGCTCCACGTGGCCGTCATCGGCGGGAACGCCGAGGCGATCGCGGATCGGCTCGACCGGGACGGCGTCGACGTGATCCACACGATCGCTGACGGCGCCGAGTTCAATCACGACGTCTACGTCCAGGCAGTTGGGGCGCTGTACGAGGCACTCGAACCCGCCGTGGTGCTCACGCCCCACACCGTCAACGCCCTCGATTACGTGCCGGCGGTCGCCGTCGATCTGGATTTGCCCCTCGTGACCGACGTGATCGACATGGAAGTCAGTGATGAGGGGCTCCAGACTACCCGCAGCCTCTATGAGTCCAAGATCGATGCCACGGTTACCATCACCGAGCGCCCGTGTGTGGTGACCCTGCGGCCCGGCGAGTGGGCGCGGGCCACGGGAGTCGGTTCGGTTCCGGTCGAGGACTTCGAGTTCGAACTCGACGAGTCGGCGGTCGGCTCGCGGGTCGAGGGCTTCGAGGAGGCCGGAACCGGCGACGTGGACGTGACCGCCGCGGACTTTTTGATCGGCGTGGGGCGGGGTATCGGCGAGGCGGAGAACCTCTCGGTGATCGAGGACCTCGCGGCGGTAACGGATGCCACCATCGCCGCGTCCCGACCGCTCGTGGACAACGGCTGGTTCGACACCAGCCGGCAGGTCGGCCAGTCCGGCAAGACCGTCTCCCCCGATGTGTATCTCGCCGTCGGGATCTCGGGGGCCGTCCAGCACGTGGCGGGGATCAAGGGCGCGGACACGATCATCGCCGTCAACACCGATCCCCACGCGCCGATCTTCGACATCGCGGACCAGGCGATCGTGGGCGATCTCTTCGACGTGATCCCGGAACTCACCGAACAGCTCCGGTGA
- a CDS encoding electron transfer flavoprotein subunit beta/FixA family protein produces the protein MKILVTFAEVAAVADNFEIEDGAVADRYLEYDLNEWDEYALEAAVSLREEGIAEEVVTVTIGPERSADTIRMALAKGADRAIRIWDDDLRGDPLEDVSTRAALMAPVVEAEAPTLVLSGVQAADDGYGSTGVSLARTLGWQWGAVVNDFTLDREADSVRVRRELEGGIEEITTLSLPAVLTIQTGINDPRYASLRGLQEAQAQEIDVQSPAELGVWADRLEPRLERGELTEPPSRGDTEYVEGDPPEQATAIADRLLEAGVVQE, from the coding sequence ATGAAGATTCTGGTCACCTTCGCCGAGGTGGCAGCCGTCGCGGACAACTTCGAGATCGAGGACGGGGCGGTCGCCGACCGCTACCTGGAGTATGACCTCAACGAGTGGGACGAGTACGCCCTGGAGGCGGCCGTCTCACTGCGCGAGGAGGGGATCGCCGAAGAGGTCGTCACCGTGACCATCGGGCCGGAGCGCTCGGCGGACACCATCCGGATGGCCCTCGCGAAGGGGGCCGATCGGGCGATCCGGATCTGGGATGATGACCTGCGGGGTGACCCCCTGGAGGACGTCTCGACCCGCGCGGCCCTCATGGCCCCCGTCGTCGAGGCCGAAGCACCGACCCTCGTTCTCTCGGGCGTCCAGGCGGCTGACGACGGTTACGGGTCGACCGGTGTCTCGCTGGCCCGCACCCTCGGGTGGCAGTGGGGCGCGGTTGTCAACGACTTCACGCTCGATCGTGAGGCCGACTCGGTCCGGGTCAGACGGGAGCTCGAAGGTGGTATCGAGGAGATCACGACCCTCTCGCTGCCGGCGGTGCTAACCATCCAGACCGGGATCAACGATCCCCGGTATGCCAGCCTCAGAGGACTCCAGGAGGCCCAGGCCCAAGAGATCGACGTACAGAGCCCCGCTGAGCTGGGCGTCTGGGCCGACCGGCTCGAACCCCGCCTCGAACGAGGTGAACTCACAGAGCCGCCGAGTCGCGGGGACACCGAGTACGTGGAGGGGGACCCACCCGAACAGGCGACGGCGATCGCAGATCGCCTCCTCGAAGCGGGGGTGGTCCAGGAATGA